One Bdellovibrio bacteriovorus str. Tiberius DNA segment encodes these proteins:
- the yidC gene encoding membrane protein insertase YidC, translating into MQQKNNTPSFFDPKTLIAVAAVAIVYYGWNTYLGKKYPDYNKPKTQTEQAKNSATAATTSETPAATANTVDTKSEIMETPTTAKEFHFENDKVSFVMTSFGMGLKGYTINNYQDKEKNNIKLGVSNVDGLFEMRWAGDSKPLTFDVAEQAPGHYVGTAHVGETVIKRELKFNTETSSFTNTISVSNPTEDFKKGFSLLIPESIHTHASTSFLFPSYEHQDFFVTHNGGKHDTVNFSGAKEDVVKDFPATSLVSVSSQYFAAAILDKSEIMPEVKLNAQINAKTAMAELVYKPASVKSEMTFSEVFYAGPKSIDALKAVDPEMASLIDFGFFGFIARPLLYVMKAAHSVVGNWGFAIIILTLLVRLCVLPFNIMSFKSMKAMQKVQPIIQNLREKYKEDPMRLNQEMMAVMKQNGANPLGGCLPMLLQIPVFFALYRVIGSSIELYNSPFIFWITDLSSHDKFYVLPVSMAVFMFIQQKITPSTMDPTQAKIMAFLPVVFSLFMLQLPAGLTLYMVVSTLFGIIQQWLIMREPKTKAVTA; encoded by the coding sequence GACTCAAACCGAACAGGCTAAAAATTCAGCGACCGCTGCGACCACTTCTGAAACTCCTGCTGCCACAGCAAACACTGTCGATACAAAATCTGAAATCATGGAAACGCCAACAACGGCGAAAGAATTCCATTTCGAAAACGACAAAGTTTCCTTTGTTATGACCAGCTTTGGTATGGGTTTGAAGGGTTACACCATCAACAACTACCAGGATAAAGAAAAGAACAACATCAAGCTGGGTGTTTCCAATGTTGATGGTCTGTTTGAAATGCGCTGGGCAGGGGATTCAAAACCCCTGACGTTTGATGTGGCGGAACAGGCTCCAGGTCACTACGTGGGTACGGCTCATGTGGGTGAAACCGTGATTAAGCGTGAATTGAAGTTCAACACTGAAACTTCCTCTTTCACCAACACGATTTCCGTTTCTAATCCGACTGAAGACTTTAAAAAAGGCTTCTCTTTGTTGATCCCGGAATCCATCCACACGCACGCATCCACTTCCTTCCTGTTCCCTTCCTATGAGCACCAGGATTTCTTTGTCACTCATAACGGTGGTAAACACGACACGGTGAATTTCAGCGGCGCTAAAGAAGACGTGGTGAAAGACTTCCCGGCAACTTCCCTGGTTTCTGTTAGTTCCCAGTACTTTGCCGCGGCTATTTTGGACAAGTCTGAAATCATGCCGGAAGTGAAACTGAACGCTCAGATCAATGCAAAAACAGCGATGGCTGAACTGGTTTACAAACCTGCCTCTGTAAAGTCTGAAATGACTTTCTCTGAAGTTTTCTATGCCGGCCCTAAATCCATCGATGCTTTGAAAGCAGTGGATCCAGAGATGGCAAGCCTGATTGATTTTGGTTTCTTCGGCTTTATCGCTCGTCCGCTTCTTTATGTGATGAAAGCGGCTCACTCGGTTGTTGGCAACTGGGGTTTTGCGATCATCATTCTGACCTTGCTGGTTCGCTTGTGCGTATTGCCGTTCAATATCATGTCTTTCAAATCCATGAAGGCGATGCAAAAGGTTCAGCCGATCATTCAAAACTTGCGTGAAAAATACAAAGAAGATCCAATGCGTTTGAACCAGGAAATGATGGCCGTGATGAAACAAAACGGCGCAAATCCTCTGGGTGGCTGTCTGCCGATGCTGCTTCAGATTCCGGTGTTCTTCGCTCTGTACCGCGTGATTGGTTCTTCCATCGAACTTTATAATTCTCCGTTCATCTTCTGGATCACGGATTTGAGCTCTCACGATAAGTTCTATGTGTTGCCGGTTTCCATGGCGGTCTTCATGTTCATCCAGCAGAAGATCACTCCAAGCACGATGGATCCGACTCAGGCGAAAATCATGGCGTTCCTGCCAGTGGTGTTCTCTTTGTTCATGTTGCAGCTTCCAGCCGGTCTGACTCTTTACATGGTTGTCAGCACCCTGTTTGGTATCATCCAGCAATGGCTGATCATGAGAGAGCCAAAGACCAAAGCGGTAACTGCTTAG
- a CDS encoding Jag family protein → MGFFSKLFGGKSKGANNEVEALVEKTLEGIIEKAQFELSFEIVTEKEEDGSVTLAVQFSGADEEILKDKKGQMLDAFQLFLKRVIQHNFPDDKTNITVDCGGYRDESANALIERAENLKAICIEQGKSVYYRALPPKDRKVVHQYLAKDPRVKSRSLGDGLYKKIKIYPAKGGNPNAAGNEEVAHD, encoded by the coding sequence ATGGGTTTTTTTAGTAAGCTTTTCGGGGGGAAAAGCAAAGGTGCTAACAACGAAGTGGAAGCCCTTGTTGAAAAAACTTTGGAAGGGATCATCGAGAAAGCTCAGTTTGAACTGTCTTTTGAGATCGTGACCGAGAAAGAAGAAGACGGCTCCGTAACTTTGGCTGTTCAGTTCTCTGGCGCTGATGAAGAGATTCTGAAAGACAAAAAAGGACAGATGCTGGATGCATTCCAGTTGTTCCTGAAACGCGTGATCCAGCACAACTTCCCTGACGATAAGACAAATATCACAGTGGACTGCGGTGGATACCGTGATGAATCCGCAAATGCGCTGATCGAGCGCGCGGAAAATCTGAAAGCAATCTGCATCGAGCAGGGGAAGTCTGTTTATTACAGAGCTCTTCCGCCGAAAGATCGCAAAGTTGTTCACCAGTACCTGGCAAAGGATCCGCGCGTAAAAAGCCGCTCTTTGGGTGATGGTCTGTACAAAAAAATCAAAATTTATCCAGCTAAAGGCGGCAATCCAAACGCTGCTGGTAACGAGGAAGTGGCTCACGATTAG
- the mnmG gene encoding tRNA uridine-5-carboxymethylaminomethyl(34) synthesis enzyme MnmG → MANKKYDVIVVGAGHAGIEACLSSARLGLNTLMVTTNTDRIGYMSCNPSIGGLAKGHMVREIDVLGGQMGVAADETCIQYKRLNASKGPAVRGTRVQNDKHLYSQFQKDALYNQPNLEVLQSEVKRLILEKDLCVGVVLQDGSEIFAKATIITTGTFMNGVMHIGLRQEAGGRVGDHPSIGLSDQLAQFGFEVKRLKTGTPARLLKDSIDWSKTVPQAGDEKVYPFSFRSSDKLKLPQVLCYLTRTTEETHDIIRGNLDKSPMYCGIIEGVGPRYCPSIEDKITRFAERTSHQTFLEPEGLSTDLIYLQGISTSLPEEVQDRFLKTIPGLENVKVARYGYAVEYDYIEPTQIWHRLETRTIRQLFLAGQINGTSGYEEAAAQGLIAGINAAHSILGREEFILGRDQAYMGVMIDDLVTKGTREPYRMFTSRAEHRLVLREDNTIDRLSDLGRKLGLVSAESFELLTNLRERRQVLHDRLKNTVLYPTKDIQAILATIPTPAMSKSLTFEELLRRPELTSSHLELLNFELDPDPNVVEPVEIEVKYSGYVKRQMDLIVQSKRLEEMLLPDDLAYGEIRGLSNEEKDKLLRVKPRTLGQAQRISGVNPSAIQAIMIHLKGHKKIKEMGLEGQSGTGSTDSILAH, encoded by the coding sequence ATGGCTAACAAAAAATATGATGTGATTGTTGTCGGTGCCGGCCACGCGGGTATTGAGGCGTGTCTGTCTTCCGCACGTTTGGGTTTGAACACTCTGATGGTCACCACCAACACGGATCGTATCGGTTATATGAGTTGCAACCCGTCCATCGGGGGCCTTGCCAAGGGACACATGGTTCGAGAGATCGATGTGCTGGGCGGTCAGATGGGTGTTGCAGCTGATGAAACCTGCATCCAGTACAAACGCTTGAATGCCTCGAAAGGTCCCGCAGTTCGCGGCACCCGTGTTCAGAACGACAAGCATTTGTATTCTCAGTTCCAAAAAGATGCTTTGTACAACCAGCCAAACCTTGAGGTTCTTCAAAGTGAAGTAAAACGCCTGATTCTGGAAAAGGATCTGTGTGTGGGCGTGGTTCTGCAGGATGGTTCTGAAATTTTCGCCAAAGCGACCATCATCACCACCGGCACGTTCATGAACGGGGTCATGCATATCGGTCTTCGCCAGGAAGCCGGCGGTCGTGTAGGGGATCATCCTTCCATCGGTCTGTCTGATCAGTTGGCGCAATTTGGTTTTGAAGTAAAAAGACTTAAAACCGGAACTCCGGCACGTTTGCTGAAAGATTCCATCGACTGGTCTAAAACGGTCCCACAAGCCGGGGATGAAAAGGTTTATCCTTTCAGCTTCCGCTCTTCCGATAAATTGAAACTTCCCCAGGTGCTTTGTTACCTGACCCGCACCACTGAAGAAACCCATGATATCATCCGTGGGAATCTGGATAAATCCCCTATGTACTGCGGGATTATTGAAGGTGTGGGCCCTCGTTATTGCCCTTCGATTGAAGACAAGATCACTCGTTTTGCCGAAAGAACCAGTCACCAGACATTCCTGGAGCCGGAAGGTCTTTCCACAGATTTGATTTATCTGCAGGGTATTTCCACCAGTCTTCCTGAAGAAGTTCAGGATCGTTTTTTAAAAACCATTCCGGGTCTTGAGAACGTGAAAGTTGCAAGATACGGCTATGCGGTTGAGTACGACTATATTGAGCCGACTCAGATCTGGCATCGCCTGGAAACCAGAACAATTCGTCAGTTGTTCCTGGCAGGTCAAATCAACGGAACTTCCGGTTATGAGGAAGCAGCCGCTCAGGGTCTGATTGCCGGAATCAATGCGGCTCACAGTATTTTGGGTCGTGAGGAATTCATATTGGGTCGCGATCAAGCCTATATGGGTGTGATGATCGACGATCTTGTGACGAAAGGTACGCGCGAACCGTATCGCATGTTCACTTCGCGCGCAGAACACCGTTTGGTTTTGCGAGAAGACAATACTATCGACAGGTTGAGTGACCTGGGTCGCAAACTGGGTCTTGTTTCTGCAGAGTCTTTTGAGCTTTTGACGAATCTGCGTGAGCGCCGTCAGGTTTTGCATGATCGTTTGAAGAATACCGTGCTTTATCCGACCAAAGATATCCAGGCTATTTTGGCGACAATTCCGACTCCAGCTATGTCGAAGTCTTTAACTTTCGAAGAGTTGCTGCGTCGTCCTGAACTTACGAGTTCACACTTGGAACTTCTGAATTTCGAGCTGGATCCGGATCCAAATGTAGTTGAGCCGGTTGAAATTGAAGTGAAGTACTCGGGTTACGTAAAACGCCAGATGGACCTCATCGTTCAGTCAAAAAGACTGGAAGAAATGCTACTTCCAGACGACTTGGCGTACGGTGAAATCCGCGGTCTTTCCAATGAAGAGAAGGATAAGCTGCTACGCGTCAAGCCCCGTACCTTAGGTCAAGCTCAAAGGATAAGTGGTGTTAATCCATCCGCTATTCAGGCTATAATGATCCATCTAAAAGGTCATAAAAAGATCAAGGAGATGGGGCTTGAAGGACAATCAGGAACAGGCAGCACCGATAGTATACTGGCGCATTGA
- the mnmE gene encoding tRNA uridine-5-carboxymethylaminomethyl(34) synthesis GTPase MnmE, which produces MIRQDRDKDTICAISTPHGVGGISVIRISGPQTLNIVSKICQFLPAHPESHKVYFGNLKNSQSGDEIDEVLATYFKEGRSFTGEEVIEISCHGSPLICQTILNQLINLGARPADRGEFTFRAFMNGKLDLVQAESVLSLIESQSQQAAKLALRQLKGTLSQKLEEIEDDMTWILAHAEASIDFSTEGIEVIEENIIQVRLKKIEAGLKELVATFKVGRLLKDGFRIVLTGLPNVGKSSLLNLFLEDERAIVTDIPGTTRDVIHGDTTFEGVKFTFVDTAGLRDEATDLVERIGIQKSYEAQNESDVVFFVYDIEKGLGAEELQILESLDPAKTYILANKTDKIGGSKPLETVEKTIKNSKFFQKLTDPAAFFTRRVFFVSALDKKVRSEVLKDLVKEFADLQVENTVLISNARHFENLSRALENTQRSQSVVAQGLGAEFLALEFKEALIAIHETLGKRFDDQIMDRVFKEFCIGK; this is translated from the coding sequence ATGATCCGCCAAGATCGTGATAAGGATACAATCTGTGCGATCTCCACTCCTCACGGAGTGGGCGGAATCTCTGTTATCAGAATCAGTGGCCCCCAGACTTTAAATATCGTCTCTAAAATCTGCCAGTTTTTGCCGGCACATCCTGAGTCTCACAAAGTCTATTTCGGGAATCTGAAAAACTCCCAATCAGGCGATGAGATTGATGAGGTTCTGGCAACCTACTTCAAAGAAGGCCGCTCTTTCACCGGTGAAGAGGTTATTGAAATCTCCTGCCATGGAAGCCCGCTGATCTGCCAAACAATCTTGAATCAATTGATCAATCTGGGTGCTCGTCCGGCGGATCGCGGGGAATTCACTTTCCGTGCGTTCATGAACGGAAAGCTGGATCTGGTTCAGGCGGAATCCGTTCTTTCTTTGATCGAATCCCAAAGTCAGCAGGCCGCGAAACTGGCTCTGCGCCAGCTTAAAGGGACCCTTTCCCAAAAGCTTGAAGAAATCGAAGACGACATGACCTGGATTCTGGCGCACGCCGAAGCCAGTATTGATTTTTCCACCGAAGGCATTGAAGTCATCGAAGAAAATATCATTCAGGTTCGTTTAAAAAAAATCGAAGCGGGTCTGAAAGAGCTGGTGGCCACTTTTAAAGTGGGACGTCTGCTGAAAGATGGTTTCCGCATTGTTCTGACGGGCCTTCCGAATGTGGGGAAATCAAGTTTGCTGAACTTGTTCCTGGAAGATGAACGTGCCATTGTGACGGACATCCCAGGCACCACACGTGATGTGATTCACGGGGATACGACTTTCGAGGGTGTGAAATTCACTTTCGTGGATACCGCCGGTCTTCGTGATGAAGCCACCGATTTGGTGGAGCGGATCGGTATTCAGAAAAGTTATGAAGCTCAGAATGAATCCGATGTGGTGTTCTTTGTTTACGACATCGAAAAGGGCCTGGGGGCTGAGGAACTTCAGATTCTGGAGTCCTTGGATCCGGCGAAAACCTATATTCTGGCCAATAAAACCGACAAAATTGGGGGGTCTAAACCCCTGGAAACTGTCGAAAAAACAATTAAAAACAGTAAATTTTTCCAAAAACTTACAGACCCCGCGGCTTTCTTCACAAGAAGGGTGTTCTTTGTCAGCGCTCTTGATAAAAAGGTGCGTTCCGAGGTGCTTAAGGACCTGGTGAAAGAGTTCGCCGATTTGCAGGTGGAAAACACAGTGTTGATTTCCAATGCCCGTCATTTTGAGAATCTTTCCCGCGCCCTTGAAAACACCCAACGTTCACAATCAGTCGTGGCGCAAGGGTTAGGTGCTGAGTTTTTGGCTCTTGAGTTTAAAGAAGCTCTCATTGCGATTCACGAAACTTTAGGGAAGCGGTTTGATGATCAGATCATGGACCGGGTCTTTAAAGAGTTTTGTATCGGGAAATAA
- the rsmG gene encoding 16S rRNA (guanine(527)-N(7))-methyltransferase RsmG has product MKDNQEQAAPIVYWRIDEWFPDLSPDLRTRLKTYHEELLKFNRTLNLISAKTVFVADALHFADSILASQAIMKSNPNLDRIYDLGSGNGFPGLVFALLYPKVQVVLVEFDQKKCEFLTHVAGVLKLANVTVENKTIESFPDGSMNYVMARGLANISKSIMITRKVVPKGGVFYHLKSEEWGIEVGDIPTQLCSVWTPSLVGEYKLPIGAIKFSVVKTDKIA; this is encoded by the coding sequence TTGAAGGACAATCAGGAACAGGCAGCACCGATAGTATACTGGCGCATTGATGAGTGGTTCCCTGATCTAAGTCCAGATCTCAGGACTCGACTTAAGACCTATCACGAAGAGCTTCTAAAGTTTAACCGCACTCTGAATCTTATTTCAGCCAAAACGGTTTTTGTGGCCGACGCTCTTCATTTTGCTGATTCTATTCTGGCCTCTCAGGCCATCATGAAATCCAATCCAAACCTAGATAGAATCTATGACCTGGGGTCCGGCAACGGCTTCCCGGGTCTGGTGTTCGCTCTTTTGTACCCGAAGGTGCAAGTGGTCCTGGTAGAGTTCGATCAGAAGAAGTGCGAGTTCCTGACCCACGTCGCGGGTGTTTTAAAGCTCGCAAATGTGACGGTCGAGAACAAAACCATTGAATCTTTCCCGGACGGATCCATGAACTATGTGATGGCTCGGGGCCTGGCGAATATTTCCAAGTCTATTATGATAACCCGGAAAGTGGTCCCTAAGGGTGGCGTTTTCTATCACCTGAAGAGCGAAGAGTGGGGGATTGAAGTGGGAGATATCCCGACCCAGCTTTGTTCCGTATGGACGCCCTCCCTTGTGGGGGAATACAAGCTTCCGATCGGGGCTATTAAGTTTTCAGTGGTGAAAACAGACAAAATCGCGTGA